From Flavobacteriales bacterium:
TGATAACAAAGTGAAAGTAACGGAGCCGGTTAATCTAAAATTCAGAGAGTATAGAAACTCAGCAGATGTAGCATTCTCCCAAATACCAATGACTTTCCATGAAAATGAAAGGGAGCATAATTTTAACAGCTCTGGTATGTTCGAGATTAGAGGAGAGGTAAATGGAGAACCAATCAATATAGCTGAAGGGAAATCTATAATTGTAGATTATAAGTTGGCAAAGAAAAATCCCAATACCGATTTTTTCAAAATGGACGATGTGAATAAAAACTGGGTCAGAATTGCCGATATCCCAGAAATGAATTTGGTGGAAGAAGAAATTTCATTCAATGAAATTATGGACCTGGAACTTGAAGTTTGGGAGAAGAAAAAAGTAAGAGGAAAAGTAGAATGGAAGAAGAAACAAGGTAGGGACAATGGAGATCGAGTAGAAGCTACTTTATTAGGAGGGCAGGATAAGGGCCACCAATATCCAGATATTGTAAGTGGTTTAAATGTATCTTCTTTTGGCGTGTATAACTGCGATCAGATTTATAGAATTAAGCAAAAAATTAAAATTCGGGCCAAATACGTGGATGGTAATGGAAACCCAATTCAGTCTTTAGGGATATTATCCATGATCGACTTGGATTATAATGGAGCGTTCAGTTTTGATCCGAATAATTTTGTTTGCGCAGCAGAGGGTGACAATGTATTACTCTTAACAACCAAGAAAAATAAATTATATCTGTTTGATCGATATGGATTTGAGAAGAATGGTATAAACGAGAGTGGGGAGTATACCTTCCAAATGCGCGATGTTACAGATGAGATCAAAAGTACAAAGGACCTTGCTCTCTATTTAGGGTTAGATATATAGTTAGCATAGTATTGGGTTGGGGGAGCTTGAGCTTCTCCC
This genomic window contains:
- a CDS encoding OmpA family protein; this encodes MKKRKGKSAIHCVLQILSIGAVICLTTLNLAASEKIKTKDVLFDYDKSEIVLTEKEELDKLVSLFNSKNYKSINLKGHTDGDGSFDYNNHLSARRVNAVRNYLLKKGIAKDRIVIENLGEYKPIASNLNDDGKRINRRVEIELLKEGGIIDAFQVEYSDYLIDPNRDTILKMGTEGTQLHIRAYSFVDDNKVKVTEPVNLKFREYRNSADVAFSQIPMTFHENEREHNFNSSGMFEIRGEVNGEPINIAEGKSIIVDYKLAKKNPNTDFFKMDDVNKNWVRIADIPEMNLVEEEISFNEIMDLELEVWEKKKVRGKVEWKKKQGRDNGDRVEATLLGGQDKGHQYPDIVSGLNVSSFGVYNCDQIYRIKQKIKIRAKYVDGNGNPIQSLGILSMIDLDYNGAFSFDPNNFVCAAEGDNVLLLTTKKNKLYLFDRYGFEKNGINESGEYTFQMRDVTDEIKSTKDLALYLGLDI